In Clostridia bacterium, the DNA window GTCGTCGGGTATCCCATCCCGGAAGACGCCGAATTCGACCCGATCGGCACGCTGAAACGGCTCGAAGAGGATTATCCGCAATGCGGATTCTACCTGTCGCTGCTCGGTTTCAAGACGCAGTATCCGCTTATAGAGGAGGCGGCGCGGAAACGCGGCGCAGGTGCGTAAAACGCGGCTCGGAAAGGAAGATAACGCCGATGAAAACAGTTGTGTGCATAAAACAGGTGCCGTCCGCCGCCGACGCGAAAATCGACCCGGAAACGAAGCGTATCATACGCGAAGGCGGGAAAGCGGTGCTCAACCCGTTCGATCTCTACGCCGTAGAAGAGGCGATCCGTATAAAAGAACGCGCGGGCGGAGAAGTGATCGCGCTGTCGATGGGGCCGGAAAGCGCCGCAAACGCGCTGACGGAAGCGCTGTCGATGGGCGCCGACGACGCCGTGCTGCTTTGCGACAGAGCGTTCGCCGGATCCGATACGTGGGCGACGAGTTACGCGCTCTCGAAAGCGATAGAAAAGATCGGCGGCGTCGATCTCGTCATATGCGGCAAGCAGGCGATCGACGGCGATACGGCGCAGGTCGGTCCGGGGATCGCGTCGAAACTCGGCATGATGCAGGCCGCAAACGTGTTCTGCGTCGATGACGTTTCGGCGGAGTGCGTGACGGTGAAGCGGATGAATGAGCGCGGATACGACGTGCTCCGCCTCAAGCTTCCGGCGCTTATAACTGTCGTGAAGGATATCAACTTTCCGAGGATTCCGACGCTCAAAAACGCCAGGGCAGCCAGAAGGAAAGAAATACCGCTTCTGAAACCTGCGGATATCGGCGCCGATCCGGATAAGCTGGGGCTTGCCGCGTCTCCGACACGGGTGGTGAAGACCGCTCCTCCGGCGGTCAGAGAAGGCGAGACGCTGAATATCGCGGGCGACCCGAAGGACGCTGCCGCCGCGCTCGTGACCGAACTGTGCGGGCGGGGACTTCTGTGAGGAGGAGAAACGGATG includes these proteins:
- a CDS encoding electron transfer flavoprotein subunit beta/FixA family protein gives rise to the protein MKTVVCIKQVPSAADAKIDPETKRIIREGGKAVLNPFDLYAVEEAIRIKERAGGEVIALSMGPESAANALTEALSMGADDAVLLCDRAFAGSDTWATSYALSKAIEKIGGVDLVICGKQAIDGDTAQVGPGIASKLGMMQAANVFCVDDVSAECVTVKRMNERGYDVLRLKLPALITVVKDINFPRIPTLKNARAARRKEIPLLKPADIGADPDKLGLAASPTRVVKTAPPAVREGETLNIAGDPKDAAAALVTELCGRGLL